The sequence CATCGCCGTCGACCTCCACCACCACTTCCTCCAGCCCCGGCAGGGCGAGGAGCAGGGCGTCGTCGACGGCGGTGAGGAGGCGCTCGGCGAGGTCGGCGGCGGCCGTGTCGCGCAGGGGCAGGATCACGGCGGTGTCGTACGGCTCCGGGGCGGAACCCTCGGCGGCGAAGGGCAGCCGGAGGAGGGGCACGTGCCCGTCACGGCGCCGGATCTCGTCCCCCAGCCCGGGGCTGTGCCGGGCGGTGTCTCCGGCCAGCTCACGCGCCTCGGCCAGCGACCACCGGACCCCGCCGTGGCGTCCGACGATGGCGGGCTCGTCGGTGACGGCGATGACGGCGGCGAACCCGACCCCGAACCGGCCGACGGCGCCGTGGGTGTCCTGCGCGTCCCGCTTGGCCGAGGCACGCAGGGTGGACAGCGACTCGACACCGGCCGCGTCCAGCGGGGCGCCGGTGTTCGCGGCGACCAGCACACCGTCGCGGAGGGTGAGCCGCAAGCGTCCCGGCGTCTTCGCCCGTGCGGCGGCATCGGCGGCGTTCTGGGCCAGCTCGACGACCAGCCGGTCCCGGTAGCCACCGAGGACCAGGTCCTCCTCGGCGTTGGCGTCCTCGCGGAACCGGGCGGGGCTGGTGGCCCAGGCGTCGAGGACACCGCGGCGAAGACGGGCGCTGCCGAAGGGGTCGGCGCCCTCGGCGGCCGGCCGCACGTACTTGCTCACGTTCACTCTCCCTGTCGACGTGAGGACGAAGGTACAGCGCGGGCGGCCACGAGACCGAAGGGAGAGGTCAGGCCTTCGGGGGTGGTCGTTGACGGCGGCGCGCCAAGGGCCGTGGACACGCCAGGAGCGGTGGGTACGGCGCGGCCCGCGGGCGCGAAGCCCCTGCCCACCGCGAGCCGCCCGGCCCGCCCGACGCGCGGGCCGGACGCGAACGCGGCCCGTGCAAGGGACCACCCCCGGCAGGCCGGGTCAGGGCGCGCTCTCCTTCTCGTCGAGGCGCTCGCCGGCCCTGGTCGTACCGGAATCCGCGGAATCGCGCCGCGGCGCGGTGGTGCCCAACTGGGTCGGCGTGGCGCCCTGTTGCGCGCCGATCGCCGCTAGGAGTGCCCCAGTTCCGCCGTCTCCTCGTCCCCCGGCTCCGGAACCGAGCCCGAGTCGCGGGACGGCCGGAGGGGGAAGACGTCGACCTTCATCTCGTCGATCACCGGCACGGCCGGCTGGGGCGGCTTCGGCATGACCGCCGCCTCCGAGTGGCCGCCGCAGCCGTACGACAGGGAGACCACGCGGCCGTCGGCCGGGGAGAACTCGTTCGCGCAGACGCCGAAGGCCTGGCCGAGCGAGCCGCCGATGGGGGTGAGGAAGCCGCAGGACATGCACGTCGCGGGGGCGGCCTGGGCCATCGGCGTCTTGGAGCCGAACGCCTCCTCCCAGCGGTCGGCGGCGATGTGCAGGCCGTAGCGGGAGAGGACTCGGGCGCGGCGCATGCCCAGTTCCTCGGCCAGTGCGGCGATCGAGCCGCGGACGGGGACCGTCGGCTGGACGGCCGGGGTTCCCGGGCTTACGTCCGCGTCCTCGGCCTCCGCCAGTTCCGCCATGTCCTCGGACACGACCGAGTTCGGCGGGGGCTCCTCCTCGCCCAGGTAGCCGGGCTCCAGGCGCAGGTCCTCCTGGTCGGTGGGGAGCAGATCGCCGGGGCCGAGGTCGCCGGGGCGCAGGCGCTCGCTCCAGGGGACCCACTCGGGGGCGAGGAGGGCGTCGGGGCCGGGGAGGAGGACCACCTCGTCCAGGGTCACGATCTTGGCGCGGGAGGCCCGGGCCACGGTCGCCGCCCAGCGCCAGCCGCGATAGCCGAGTTCTTTGCACTCGAAGAAGTGCGTGACAACACGGTCGCCCTCCGACACCAGGCCGACGTGCTCACCCACCACACCGGGCGCGGCCGCCTCCTCGGCGGCGGCTCGGGCGAGGTCCACCGCCTCGGCGCACAGACGGTCGGGGGTGCGGCTTCGCGTTGTCGCTGCGCTCACAGGTATCGCTTCTCTCCTACGCCGTCTCTGAGTGCGGCTGCCTCCGGCGGTGAAGCGGACGGAGCGGACCTGGGGACCGCATCGACGTCCGCATCCGATCGCGCTCGGGCGCACCTCTGCCATCCATTGTGCTTGATGGCTGAGATACGCACGCTACCCCGTCGCCAGTGGTCGGGGACAGTCCGGCGCTTCGCGGCGGTATTTCCGAGCCGCCCACCGGACTCGCCCGGCCGGGAGGCGGCGACCCGGCATCCCGACTCGCTTGAGCTCAAACCGCACTATCGGGCGGTGTCTCGGGGCACTATGAACCACGTGGCAGGCGCGGACAGGGGGAGCGTTCGGGGCGGCGGTTCGGGTCGGGTCGGTGGGGCCGTCCGCGCGGTCGGGCGTGCCCTGCACTTTCCCGTGACCGGAACCGCGCGCGGGATCCGGAAGGCCACGCACGCCCATGGCGCCGGCGAGTCGGGGCTGGGGAAGCTGATCGAGCTGCACGCGGTCAACGGGGCCGGTGACGTCATGATCACCGTCGCCCTGGCCTCCACCGTGTTCTTCTCCGTGCCCACCGACGAGGCCCGGGGGCGCGTCGCGCTGTATCTCGCCATCACCATGGCCCCCTTCACCCTCCTCGCCCCCGTCGTCGGCCCCCTCCTGGACCGGCTTCCGCACGGGCGGCGGGCCGCGATGGCCGCGGCGATGCTGACCCGGGCCCTGCTCGCGCTGATCATCTCCGGGGCCGTGGCCGGCGGCGGTCTGGAGCTCTATCCGGCCGCGCTGGGGGTGCTGGTGGCTTCGAGGGCGTACGGGGTGGTGCGCAGCGCTGTCGTGCCGCGGCTGCTGCCGCCCCGGTTCTCCCTGGTCAAAGCCAATTCGCGGGTCACCCTCGCCGGGCTCCTGGCCACCGGTGTGGCCGCGCCGATCGGGGCGGGGCTGCATGCCGTCGGGGATCCCTGGCCGCTGTACGGCGCTTTCGTGATCTTCATTGCAGGGACGTTCCTGTCCTTCTCGCTGCCGCCCAAGGTGGACTCCGCCAAGGGCGAGGCCCGGGCCCTGCTCGCGGCCGACGAACAGCATCTGCACGGGCCGTACCGCAAGCAGGCCAGGCGGCCCGGGCTGCGCACGGTCGGGCCGGCCGTCACCCATGCCCTCGGAGCCAACGCCGCGCTGCGCTGTCTGTCCGGCTTCCTGATCTTCTTCCTCGCCTTCCTGCTGCGCGAGCACCCGCTGACCGGGGAGAGCGCGGCGGTCTCGCTGGGAATCGTGGGCGTGGCGGCGGGCGCCGGCAACGCGCTGGGCACGGCCGTCGGCGCCTGGCTGAAAGCGAGGGCTCCGGAGATCATCATCGTGACCGTCGTCGCGGTGGTGCTCGGAACCGCGATCGTGGCCGCGCTGTTCTTCGGGGCCTTCCTCGTGGCCTGTCTGGCCGCCGTAGCCGGGTTCGGGCAGGCGCTGGCGAAGCTGTCCCTGGACGCGCTGATCCAGCGGGACGTGCCCGAGCTGGTGCGGACCTCGGCCTTCGCGCGCTCGGAGACGCTGTTGCAGATGGCGTGGGTGTTCGGCGGCGCGATCGGCATCGTGATGCCCCTCAACGGCGCCCTGGGACTGGTGGTCGCGGCGGCGATCGTGGCCGCCGGCTGGCTGACCACCCTGCGCGGACTGCTCGCCTCGGCGCGGCACGGCACCAGGCCGCGGGCGCGAGTGGCGTAACGAACCGGGCACGCCGCACCCCACATGGGCGGACGGCTCCGGGTGCCCGATAGCCTTCGGCCATGACCACGCTGCAATCCGTTGTGCGACGCCGCCGCGCCGTCGCCGCCGCCGGCGCCGTTTCCGCCGGACTGCTCGTTCTGTCGGCATGCGAGAAGCCCACGCCCGTCGCGACGATCACCGTCGGCCGAAGCTCGGTCAACTCCGAGGCGCTCTGCTACAACGACGGCAAACCGCTGGACCAGAAGTCGCTCGCGAAGTGCGCCAAGAAGGCCGGCGACATCGAGTCGATCAAGGTGGACCCGGACCAGACAATCCGTGTCGGTGTCGACCCGAAGATCGCTGACGCGGGCTGGGTCCTGCTGGTGAACGGCCGCCAGTTCACCGACGTGAGCAAGAAGACCTACACCACCGTCCCGGGCAGCGCGTTCTTCAACGTCCAGTACGGCACCCAGGGCGACACCAACACGGTCTCCATCCAGATGGGCCAGAGCCCGGCGAAGGGCCTGTGGTCCTTCAAGCTGAAGAAGGCCTGATCACGCCTTCCGTACGCGCCCTCGTAGCCACCGCGGTCCCCGCCGAACGGGACGCGGTGGCACAAGCGTTCCCCGGCGCGGGTGAGGCGATACGGCTGCCGGGGGCCCCGGAAGGCCCGGACCTCCCCGGGGTCTCGGTGGTCCGGACGGCCGCCGGGTACGACCTGCTGGCCGCCGGTGTCGGGCCCGCCCGCGCCGCCGCCTCCACCGCCACCGCGCTCACCGCCGCCGCCGTCGGCGGCGCCCCTTACGGCCTCGTCGTGTCCGTCGGGATCGGCGGTGGCTTCCAGCCCGGGGCGCCGCTCGGCTCGCTCGTCGTCGCCGACGCGATCACCGTGGCCGATCTGGGCGCCGAGAGCGCCGACGGCTTCCTCCCGGTCACCGAACTCGGCTTCGGAACCGTCACCCACCGCTCGCCCGCATCACTCGTACGAGCAGTGTCCGAGGCGGTCGGCGCGCGCGTCGGCACCATCCTCACCGTCTCCACCGTGACCGGCACCGCCGCCCGCGCCGCCGAGCTGCGCGCCCGCCACCCGCGGGCCCTCGCCGAGGGCATGGAGGGGTTCGGCGTGGCCGAGGCGGCAGCCGCGCACGGGGTGCCCGTGCTGGAGATCCGCGCCGTGTCCAACCCGGTCGGCCCGCGCGACCGAGCCGCCTGGCGCATCGGCGACGCCCTCGCCGCCCTCACCGAGGGCTTCGGGAAGCTCGCGCCCGCATTGGAGAGTTGGAACACCCATGACCAGTGATGCGCTGCAGATCGCGTACTCCCCCTGCCCGAACGACACGTTCGTCTTCGACGCCCTCGCCCACGGCCGCATTCCCGGCGCGCCCGCGCTGGACGTGACCTTCGCCGACATCGACATCACCAACGGCATGGCCGAGCGCGGCGAGTTCGACGTGCTGAAGGTGTCGTACGCCGTGCTGCCCTACGTCCTCGACGAGTACGCGCTGCTGCCGTGCGGCGGTGCGCTGGGGCGGGGGTGCGGGCCGCTCGTGCTCACGCGGGAGGCGGGTGCGGACCTGACGGGCCGTACGGTCGCGGTGCCGAGCGAGAAGTCGACCGCCTATCTGCTGTTCCGGCTGTGGGCGGCGGACACTCTGCCCGGAGCGGTCGGCGAGATCGTGGTCATGCCGTTCCACGAGATCATGCCGGCCGTGCGCGACGGCAAGGTGGACGCCGGGCTCGTCATCCACGAAGCCCGCTTCACCTACCAGGACTACGGGCTGCACAAGCTCGCCGACATGGGCGAGCACTGGGAGCGCAGCACCGGGCTG is a genomic window of Streptomyces griseochromogenes containing:
- a CDS encoding DUF2771 domain-containing protein is translated as MTTLQSVVRRRRAVAAAGAVSAGLLVLSACEKPTPVATITVGRSSVNSEALCYNDGKPLDQKSLAKCAKKAGDIESIKVDPDQTIRVGVDPKIADAGWVLLVNGRQFTDVSKKTYTTVPGSAFFNVQYGTQGDTNTVSIQMGQSPAKGLWSFKLKKA
- a CDS encoding 1,4-dihydroxy-6-naphthoate synthase; the encoded protein is MTSDALQIAYSPCPNDTFVFDALAHGRIPGAPALDVTFADIDITNGMAERGEFDVLKVSYAVLPYVLDEYALLPCGGALGRGCGPLVLTREAGADLTGRTVAVPSEKSTAYLLFRLWAADTLPGAVGEIVVMPFHEIMPAVRDGKVDAGLVIHEARFTYQDYGLHKLADMGEHWERSTGLPIPLGAIIAKRSLGARALGLLADSIRDSVRAAWDDPEVSRPYVMEHAQEMDPAVADQHIGLYVNEFTAGLGEDGYAAVRGLLTRAAAEGLLPPLGPDALAFP
- a CDS encoding MFS transporter, which produces MNHVAGADRGSVRGGGSGRVGGAVRAVGRALHFPVTGTARGIRKATHAHGAGESGLGKLIELHAVNGAGDVMITVALASTVFFSVPTDEARGRVALYLAITMAPFTLLAPVVGPLLDRLPHGRRAAMAAAMLTRALLALIISGAVAGGGLELYPAALGVLVASRAYGVVRSAVVPRLLPPRFSLVKANSRVTLAGLLATGVAAPIGAGLHAVGDPWPLYGAFVIFIAGTFLSFSLPPKVDSAKGEARALLAADEQHLHGPYRKQARRPGLRTVGPAVTHALGANAALRCLSGFLIFFLAFLLREHPLTGESAAVSLGIVGVAAGAGNALGTAVGAWLKARAPEIIIVTVVAVVLGTAIVAALFFGAFLVACLAAVAGFGQALAKLSLDALIQRDVPELVRTSAFARSETLLQMAWVFGGAIGIVMPLNGALGLVVAAAIVAAGWLTTLRGLLASARHGTRPRARVA
- a CDS encoding DUF3027 domain-containing protein, with product MSAATTRSRTPDRLCAEAVDLARAAAEEAAAPGVVGEHVGLVSEGDRVVTHFFECKELGYRGWRWAATVARASRAKIVTLDEVVLLPGPDALLAPEWVPWSERLRPGDLGPGDLLPTDQEDLRLEPGYLGEEEPPPNSVVSEDMAELAEAEDADVSPGTPAVQPTVPVRGSIAALAEELGMRRARVLSRYGLHIAADRWEEAFGSKTPMAQAAPATCMSCGFLTPIGGSLGQAFGVCANEFSPADGRVVSLSYGCGGHSEAAVMPKPPQPAVPVIDEMKVDVFPLRPSRDSGSVPEPGDEETAELGHS
- a CDS encoding futalosine hydrolase → MVLQAEEGLITPSVRALVATAVPAERDAVAQAFPGAGEAIRLPGAPEGPDLPGVSVVRTAAGYDLLAAGVGPARAAASTATALTAAAVGGAPYGLVVSVGIGGGFQPGAPLGSLVVADAITVADLGAESADGFLPVTELGFGTVTHRSPASLVRAVSEAVGARVGTILTVSTVTGTAARAAELRARHPRALAEGMEGFGVAEAAAAHGVPVLEIRAVSNPVGPRDRAAWRIGDALAALTEGFGKLAPALESWNTHDQ